CCCCACTAAGGGTTCCAAGTCCCTGGCACTCCTCTCCACgagctccttccttcctctccgcTTGGCCGGTAAGAGGCGGCCGCCAGCGCCCCAGCAGCAGCTAGATGTCAGGCAAAGCCCGGAGCGCGGCGCgcggggaagggaggggaggggagaggagggagcaatGGGGCGGGGAGCGTGCGCGGGCTTGGCCAGTGTGGGGGGGTGGGCGGGCTGAGCCCAGGGACGGcgcgggaggggggagggaggggggcagctGTGGGCAGGGAGCCGGGCTCGGCCGCCAGCACTAAAGATGGAGAGGCGCCGGGGCCTCGCAGGGGAGGGGGCTTGGCGTTGACGTGGGACGCGGCGGAGGCGCCGCAGCCGGTGGTGATTTGCTAACCTCGCAGCAGAGAAGAGTTGAGGGCGATGAGAGCGGGTACTGCGAACTGCCGGGCGATGCCGCCGCTGCCGCCTTGATACCGAGAGCAACAGTTCCCCAGCAACACCCCTCCCCGACGCAGGCACACACCCCTCAAGAGGCACGCACACCCACCCCACAGCGCCCGGCTCGGCAGCGGTGAGtagggggccggggaggggcgcACTGTTTAGCGATAGCCGCGTGCCAGGGCGCCCCGGGGTTGGAGAGGTCTTGGGGGGCGCGCTCGCTTCGGCCATTCGGCCGCTGGGCTTGTGCCTTATTTTATTCGGCTTATTCCCTTCCTGCTGCTGCAGCCGTCGCTACCGCCGGTTGGGGGTCGGCTGGAAGGGGGAGCCCCGGCTGTCAGCTTAGGCGCAGCTGCCTCCCCAACCCTTCCGCTCCAGGGCACGGTCAGGGTGAGAGGTAGGGGGCAGAGCAGTCTACAGGGGCTGAGGGCGCGAGCGGAAGGTTGGGGATACGGAGGCTTTGTACCACCAGGGGCAGGCGGAGGAGCTGGGAGCCGGTGGGTGCTCGCTCGTATGTATGCGGACCGGTGCGCGGGCGCGAGATAAGGTTGTggtttatttgtgtgtttattcgCCGGCCGTCTGGGAAGCTAGAGTCGGAGGATTCGAGGAGTGGATCTGGGGGCGAAGAGGAGCAGGAGTGGGACtcactttgggttttgtttctctttgggaAACGTGGTgggctctttttttcttgattggaCTTGATCCCTCCGTTTTGGGGGGAGGGGCGGCCGTGGCCGAGCTCCGGAAGGTCTCCAGGGCTCCGGGCCCTCCTCGGCTCTCGGCGGGACCGGCCGTGGCGCCGGAGCTCGCTGTGCGCTCCCGGCCGCGCTTGGTGGGTGACCCCGCTCTGCACCTGATGCGTTCGGGACGCCTTTCCCATCCTGGCGCGCCGGCAGCTCGCTCGCACAGCCCCTCAAACACTCCTGCACGCGCTCAAAATGCGCACAATCTCGCCGGCCCGCGGACCCACTGGAACGCACAGACGCGCTCTGTACGGACTCACTCGCCCGCTCCCTGGGACGCTCGCAGTGTGCCTGGGCCGGGCATGCCGGCTGCTGGCGCCAGAGGCCGGGGACCCTGCCGGTCGCTCCCGGGGGTCACGGCTCTGGGTCGGAGAGCGAGGGCCCGCAGATCTCTTCTCGCTTTTCCTCTCACAACTCTCTGTCGGGCTTTTGTGCTTCCCCTTCGCTGCGGGGCAGGTCCACCTCCTCGCCGCTCTCGCCCAGGCATCCAGCCCGCTCGGACTTTCGCCCTTCGTTCTGGTCTCTTTCGCTTTCCCTCTTCCCTAGCCCGGTTCCCTTTCTTTCTGTCGTTTGGCTTCCCGGGAAAAGTTGCTTCTCCAAGTTTGCTGAAGTCGTCTCCAAGTCTCCGTGGGGGTGGCTGAGAACTGGGGGGTGTGAGAAAGCGATCCATTCCCGGAGCTCGAGCAGGTTAGCGCCGGCTTTCCCCCGAGCCGCCGGGCTGGGCACCGCAGCCAACACCGACCCGATCGTGGGCGCCGAGCCGCGAGTCGGGGAGATGGCTGGCCGAGGGCACCCTGATTTCTTTCAGGACCTGAGAAGCTTGCTTTGGGGAAGGAATTGCGTAGCCCAGTTTCCATTCTTTCGATTGCTCCCTCCTAGTTCTCAGAAACCCTGAAGTCTTCAGGAAGGCGCACGGTGGCGAGGAGCGGATGAATGGCCATCCCACCCTTGACGGCCTCAGTCCCCACCCCAGGGTGGGCAGCAAAAGTATCTTGATTAGCCTTCCTGTTAACCCTTTCTGCGTGAGATTTGTGGCTCTGGAGCCAATAGGGCTCCTTTTGGGGCGGAGGCAAGCAGTGTTCCAAGAGTGAGGGAGCCCTTGCTCTGTTTTGCTCCCAGTTCCTTTCACTGCGGTATTGGCTACAGCAAGGCAGAGGCTGGGAGTGACTTGGGCCTGGAGGTCTCCCTAACACTCTTTAAACCGGGTTTGGGCCTCCCAGAGCCCTGTTATTGATCTGGAACAGTGCTTTGGGGAGAGGCCTTTGTCTCCCAGCGCTGTCCTCCCTTCATACTGGTTGTAACTCACACTGAGATGCTGGTGCCAATATCGCTTCCAGTGCCTCCAAGCCATGTCCAGCATCAGTTGCTGCTCCTGGTCACAGGACTTGCCCATTCCTGGGAGCCTGTGGGACACACTTGGAATTCATATGCCCAGCGTGTGCCCTCCTGGATGTAGGGGTGCATGTTTCCTCTGATTTCTCTCCTGGGGCTCTTTCATGATCTATCCTGCTACTTTTATAGATTCTCATGTCTACTGGGCACTTGTGGGCAAGGGTAAGTGTGGCATCTTATATAAGCGTGCACACATGTTAACTCTTGCTCCCTCTCTGGTTAGTGTGTTGCACACACCCTCATGTACACGCCCAGTCCAGATTTTGGATTACAGATAGAACAATAACTTGAGGTGCCTGTGGGTAGAAGTGAGCCAAGCCAGTGTGTGGGTtacatgtgtgtgtttctcttaGTACCTAAGGAGGGGCGCTGGCCTGGGTCTGTCAGTCTTTTGCAACCCTGAGAAGAACAGAAGGACAGAGGCCCAGGATTGGACCATGGATTTTTCCTAGGCCTGTAGGCTGCTAGCCCCAGCTAGGCTTGGCTTTGCTCTTGTGGCTACCACTGTATGGCAGGATTTAGGGaaactttgtttttaagatgAGATTTGCTGCACAGGGGGTTGAGAGTGAAATTGAGTGCTTAAATTGACCAAAGGAAGGGGTTAAACTCTTATTCTTTTCAGGTAGCTGCCGGGCACCTCCTCATAATGAATGTTAGCCTTGCATAGGAGCTTCCCACTCTCAGACTTAAAGACAGCCCAGGACTCACAAGGCTCCActgtaattttcatttcacttcatAGAACAGACGTCATAGAGCAGTGCATTAGGCATGTGCTGTGGCAGAGCCTTCTCTTTACTCTCATCATCTCTGGACTTGTAAAGGTAGACATGTAGATTTCTAGGAAGCTCCCCTCTCCTCCATTAAAGTCTCCAAGAGTCTTGCTGGGAAATGGgccagggggcgggggagggggggagggggggtggacTGTGTTGTATTGTTTGAATTCTTACTTTTAGGGATATTCACTAATCTGCCTTTTGTTCTCTCATCTCTTTTGCCTCTTCCCGCCCTCTCCTGTGTAGACCTCTCTGTTGGCCCAGGAAACTCACCCTGCCCCACCACGCAGAGCCAGCAAGGAAAGAGAGCCTCATGCCTAAGCCGCGGGGAGCACCATGGatctgacgaagatgggcatgatCCAGCTGCAGAACCCCAGCCACCCCACGGGGCTCCTGTGCAAGGCCAACCAGATGCGGCTGGCCGGGACCCTGTGTGATGTGGTCATCATGGTGGACAGCCAGGAGTTCCACGCCCACCGGACTGTACTGGCCTGCACCAGCAAGATGTTTGAAATCCTCTTCCACCGCAACAGCCAGCACTATACTCTGGACTTCCTGTCGCCAAAGACCTTCCAGCAGATTTTGGAGTATGCGTACACGGCCACGCTGCAAGCCAAGGCAGAGGACCTGGATGACCTGCTATATGCAGCCGAGATCTTGGAGATCGAGTACCTGGAGGAGCAGTGCCTGAAGATCCTGGAGACCATCCAGGCCTCAGATGACAATGACACGGAGGCCACCATGGCGGACGGCGGGGCCGAGGAGGAAGAGGACCGCAAGGCTCGGTACCTTAAGAACATCTTCATCTCGAAGCATTCCAGCGAGGAGAGTGGGTATGCCAGTGTGGCTGCACAGAGCCTCCCTGGGCCCATGGTGGACCAGAGCCCTTCAGTCTCCACTTCATTTGGTCTTTCAGCCATGAGTCCTACCAAGGCTGCAGTGGACAGCTTGATGACCATAGGACAGTCTCTCCTGCAGGGAACTCTTCAGCCACCTGCAGGGCCTGAGGAGCCAACactggctgggggtgggaggcaccCTGGGGTGGCTGAGGTGAAGACAGAGATGATGCAGGTGGATGAGGTACCTGGCCAGGATAGCCCTGGGGCAGCCGAGTCCACTATCTCAGGTGGGATGGGGGACAAGATGGAGGAAAGGGGCAAAGAGGGGCCCGGGACCCCGACTCGCAGCAGCGTCATCACCAGTGCTAGGGAGCTGCACTATGGGCGTGAGGAGAGCGCTGAGCAGCTGCCACCTCCAGCAGAGGCTGGCCAAGGTCCCCCGGGCCGACCAGAGCACCCCGCGCCCTCAGCTGAGAAACATCTGGGTGTCTACTCTGTGTTGCCCAACCACAAGGCTGACGCCGTGTTGAGCATGCCGTCTTCAGTGACCTCTGGCCTCCACGTGCAGCCTGCCCTGGCCGTCTCCATGGACTTCAGCACCTATGGGGGTCTGCTGCCCCAGGGTTTCATCCAGAGGGAGCTGTTCAACAAGCTGGGTGAGCTGGCTGTGGGCATGAAGTCAGAGAGCCGGACCATCGGGGAGCAGTGCAGTGTGTGTGGGGTGGAGCTGCCTGACAACGAGGCTGTGGAGCAGCACAGGTAGGCCCCCCTTCAGTCCCACACCCGACACCCCAACACCCCGACACCCTGCCTTCATTCCCAGCTTCTCCCCAGTCCTGGGGCCTGGCTCCCCTGTCCTCCCTACTATTGGTAAAAACCCACTTCTTTCAAAGTCCCAGAGAGCCACTATTCAAGTGTGGTGAGGGGCTGAGGGTCTTTCCAAGCATGGGAGAACTCATGGGCCCAGCTCCTTTCTaggctctttcctctctttttgcctttGGGCTCCCGTTGGCTTTCTTTGCCGTTGGGTCTATTCTCCCTTGCCTGGAGTGACTGataaagtggagggagggagaagagggagtgGGGTTGAGCAGGAAGGTCTCCCACAGCCTGGATCTGGCCGTGTTGCCAGGTTGCAGGTACCCAGGTTCCCGTGTGGCGGTTTCTGCCAAGGTAGGCTGGTCTGCAGctctggagggtgggaggggctggATGCTGCTCAGGCCACAAGAGCGGCTGCAGGTTCTGAACGTCATTCCTGGTGAACTTCCATTGCCAGGAACGTTGCTTGCTCTCCcttctcattctctgtctctgcAGACACGTGGAGGGAGTTGATTTAAATTCAAGGGGGAAGGATGGGTATGAGAGTCTTCGTTTTACAGCCTGCAGAGCCTTATTCTTATCCCATCTCTACTCGCATTGAATTAAATGCCACTTCGGGCTGGCATTGGCTTCCCTCTGGCTTCTGTTTCCTTCGTGAAATAACCATTCACTGAGTTCTTATGACGTGGAGGATGTGCCTAGTTcaatgctaagtgctttacatggaGTCACATTTTTGTAACCACAGCCCTCTGAGGTAGGCGACGTTCTTATTTCACACAGGAAGAAACTATGATGTTTTCCCAGGGTCACATAGATAGTAAGAGGCACAGCTgtggattcaaattcaggtcttAACTCCCTTGCACACTGCTGCCTCTTGGAGCCGTTCAGTCCTGAAGAGGGTCGTGTCTACAGAACAGAGGGTTTTGAAAACTGCTCCTCAGCAGTGGAGTAAAGACGGAGGGAATCAGTAGTGGGTATGGTGTTGGCCTGCATCTGTCATAACAATATGCCTAACATTTCACCCTGTGGTCTCTGGGTGTCAAGAAATCCGGTTTCTGTTGTCATTCATGGTCACAGTTCTCTGCATGCCCTCTGGCCTGCTGTTTGGCTGATCTTGGGTGGCTTTTTCCCTTTTGcacccctctccctccaccctatTCCTGTGTTGCTCattcaggtagaggaggaggtGTGAGAGAGGGGCGGTGGGGGGCGGGTAGGGGAGGCATCTGGAGGTCGATCTGATTACCCGACGCTGAGCTGGAACCTGCTCCAACGCTGCTTAACTGGTGACTTGGTGGCTCTGAGCCTTACCTTTCGGAACGTGCCGCTGAGCTCAACATAACCGATTTTTTCTTCCGGTGGGTGCGAAAAATAACTGCCACTGAGGTGTGTCGTCTTGAAGCTTGTACCGCTCAGACATAGACCCAGGGTTGTATTTGTTTTTGCTCAAACTTTCCTAAAGAGGAAACCCGGTCCTCAAACTTGACCAGATCAATTTGCCGTCTCCGGATGTGAATTATTTCAGTTACGTGCTATGAGAAATGGGGTACGGtggaaagtaatttttttattgaggtgtaattgatgcataacattatattagtttcaggtgtacaacataatgattcaatatttgtatatattgcgaaacagtcaccacaataagtctagtcaccatacatagttatagatctttcttttccttatgataagaacttttaagatctactcttagcaactttcaaatatacagtatagtattattaattatagtcaccatgctgtacattacatcccaaggacttatttattttatagctggaaattTAATCTTTTGACCCGCTTCACCCGTgttgcccaccccccaccccctggaaAGTAAAGTATTTTTCTGACTCCTGTTGCGTCATTTTTGCTTCTCTCTACCTAAGAGAGCTACAAAAGATATCACTCTCCCAGGAGTCCCAAGTTCCCATTCTGTGGGACCCTCGCTTCTCTGGGGGGAGGTGGAGGGCTGGCTGCGTTGTACCCCATAGAGCGTGGGTGGTGGAACTA
The Equus caballus isolate H_3958 breed thoroughbred chromosome 7, TB-T2T, whole genome shotgun sequence genome window above contains:
- the ZBTB16 gene encoding zinc finger and BTB domain-containing protein 16 translates to MDLTKMGMIQLQNPSHPTGLLCKANQMRLAGTLCDVVIMVDSQEFHAHRTVLACTSKMFEILFHRNSQHYTLDFLSPKTFQQILEYAYTATLQAKAEDLDDLLYAAEILEIEYLEEQCLKILETIQASDDNDTEATMADGGAEEEEDRKARYLKNIFISKHSSEESGYASVAAQSLPGPMVDQSPSVSTSFGLSAMSPTKAAVDSLMTIGQSLLQGTLQPPAGPEEPTLAGGGRHPGVAEVKTEMMQVDEVPGQDSPGAAESTISGGMGDKMEERGKEGPGTPTRSSVITSARELHYGREESAEQLPPPAEAGQGPPGRPEHPAPSAEKHLGVYSVLPNHKADAVLSMPSSVTSGLHVQPALAVSMDFSTYGGLLPQGFIQRELFNKLGELAVGMKSESRTIGEQCSVCGVELPDNEAVEQHRKLHSGMKTYGCELCGKRFLDSLRLRMHLLAHSAGAKAFVCDQCGAQFSKEDALETHRQTHTGTDMAVFCLLCGKRFQAQSALQQHMEVHAGVRSYICSECNRTFPSHTALKRHLRSHTGDHPYECEFCGSCFRDESTLKSHKRIHTGEKPYECNGCGKKFSLKHQLETHYRVHTGEKPFECKLCHQRSRDYSAMIKHLRTHNGASPYQCTICTEYCPSLSSMQKHMKSHKPEEIPPDWRIEKTYLYLCYV